A window from Telopea speciosissima isolate NSW1024214 ecotype Mountain lineage chromosome 8, Tspe_v1, whole genome shotgun sequence encodes these proteins:
- the LOC122672395 gene encoding uncharacterized mitochondrial protein AtMg00810-like, with amino-acid sequence MTPPPGYRRKGETFVCRLHKSLYGLKQASQQWYSKFSASLCNYGFKHSEADHSLFHLGMGTDYVFVLLYVDDIVITGSNDELISSVKDMLHQQFHIKDLGPLKYFLGIEVARSSHGLSLCQQKYVLEILEDSGLSGARPSDTPMEQNLKLTDTGGSLLSNMSSYRRLVGRLIYLTVTRPNIAYTVNTLSQFMHQPHQPHLDAVHRLLQYLKATVGQGLYYSVTSSLELRAYCDFDWARCPMTRRSTIGYCIFIGNCPISWKTKKQHTISQLSAKEEYQAMAVTTCEITWLSYLFQDIGFSIPKPVLLFCDNQAALHIAANPVFHERTKHIEIDCHLVREKIHKSLIHPSKIPTASQVADLFTKSLWAVISTAS; translated from the coding sequence ATGACTCCCCCGCCTGGGTATCGGCGTAAGGGGGAGACTTTCGTCTGTCGTCTACACAAGTccctttatggactcaaacaagcctCTCAACAGTGGTATTCCAAGTTTTCTGCTTCCTTGTGCAATTATGGGTTCAAGCATTCTGAGGCGGATCATTCCTTATTCCATCTCGGTATGGGCACTGATTATGTGTTTGTGCTactctatgttgatgatattgtcatcACGGGTTCCAATGATGAATTAATCTCATCTGTCAAAGATATGCTTCATCAACAATTCCATAtaaaagatcttggtcctctaaAATACTTCCTTGGGATCGAGGTTGCACGTTCTTCTCATGGTCTTTCTTTATGTCAGCAGAAATATGTCTTAGAAATCCTGGAGGATTCTGGTTTGAGTGGTGCCCGCCCCTCTGATACGCCCATGGAACAGAATCTGAAGTTGACTGACACTGGTGGTTCTTTATTATCAAACATGTCCTCATATAGACGATTGGTTGGTCGATTAATCTACTTAACTGTGACACGACCCAACATTGCTTACACAGTTAACACcttgagccaatttatgcaccAGCCCCATCAGCCACACCTTGATGCCGTTCATCGCCTTCTCCAGTATCTCAAGGCTACTGTCGGACAGGGTCTCTACTATTCTGTCACCTCATCACTTGAGTTACGCGCTTATTGCGACTTTGACTGGGCCAGGTGTCCAATGACTAGGCGTTCTACCATAGGTTACTGCATTTTTATTGGAAATTGCCCCATATCTTGGAAGACAAAGAAACAACACACAATTTCGCAGTTGTCTGCCAAAGAAGAATATCAGGCGATGGCTGTCACCACCTGTGAAATTACATGGTTGTCATACTTATTTCAAGATATCGGTTTCTCCATTCCTAAGCCGGTTCTATTATTCTGCGACAACCAAGCAGCGCTCCACATTGCCGCTAATCCCGTCTTCCATGAACGCacaaaacatattgaaattgattgtCACCTTGTGCGTGAGAAGATACATAAAAGTCTGATCCATCCCAGCAAAATTCCCACAGCTTCACAGGTTGCAGACTTATTTACCAAATCACTTTGGGCCGTGATCAGTACTGCTTCTTGA